From Stenotrophomonas nitritireducens, the proteins below share one genomic window:
- a CDS encoding glutathione binding-like protein has translation MIDLYYWPTPNGHKITLFLEEAGLEYRVHPVNIGKGDQFLPEFLAISPNNKMPAIVDHAPADGGAPLSVFESGAILLYLAEKTGRFIPADVRGRAATLEWLFWQMGGLGPMSGQMGHFNVYAPERIPYAIERYDSEVRRLHRVMDKRLSESAYLGGEDYGIADMASYPWIGAYAKLPVDFDAFPHLRRWHQAIAARPATQRAYAVGPTVNPQAGQSLSDEEKRLLFGKRD, from the coding sequence ATGATCGACCTTTATTACTGGCCCACCCCCAATGGCCACAAGATCACCCTGTTCCTGGAGGAAGCGGGCCTGGAATACCGCGTCCACCCGGTCAACATCGGCAAGGGCGACCAGTTCCTGCCGGAATTCCTGGCCATTTCGCCGAACAACAAGATGCCGGCCATCGTCGACCATGCCCCGGCCGATGGCGGTGCGCCGCTGAGCGTGTTCGAGTCCGGCGCGATCCTGCTGTACCTGGCCGAGAAGACCGGCCGCTTCATTCCTGCCGATGTGCGTGGCCGCGCCGCCACCCTGGAGTGGCTGTTCTGGCAGATGGGCGGGCTGGGCCCGATGAGCGGGCAGATGGGCCATTTCAACGTCTATGCGCCCGAGCGCATCCCCTACGCCATCGAGCGCTATGACAGCGAGGTGCGGCGCCTGCACCGGGTGATGGACAAGCGCCTGTCCGAGAGCGCTTATCTGGGTGGTGAGGACTACGGCATCGCCGATATGGCCAGTTACCCGTGGATTGGCGCCTACGCCAAGCTGCCGGTGGATTTCGATGCGTTCCCGCACCTGCGCCGCTGGCACCAGGCCATTGCCGCGCGCCCGGCCACGCAGCGCGCCTATGCGGTAGGTCCGACAGTCAATCCGCAGGCCGGGCAGTCGCTCAGCGATGAGGAGAAGCGCCTGCTGTTCGGCAAGCGTGACTGA
- a CDS encoding TIGR00645 family protein, with product MSEYKPLSPLSSLIFASRWLQLPLYLGLIVAQCVYVFLFGKELWHLISHATSWNEQQIMLIVLGLIDVVMISNLLVMVIVGGYETFVSRLRLQGHPDQPEWLSHVNASVLKVKLAMAIIGISSIHLLKTFIEASQVGLPLCTKALIASGDLCTKFTSDGVMWQTIIHCVFILSAIGIAWTDKLMSNGHAKPAANAH from the coding sequence ATGTCTGAATACAAACCGCTGAGCCCGCTTTCCTCCCTGATCTTCGCCTCCCGCTGGCTGCAGCTGCCGCTGTACCTGGGCCTGATCGTTGCCCAGTGCGTTTACGTATTCCTGTTCGGCAAGGAGTTGTGGCACCTGATTTCCCATGCCACCAGCTGGAACGAGCAGCAGATCATGCTGATCGTGCTGGGCCTGATCGACGTGGTGATGATCTCCAACCTGCTGGTGATGGTGATCGTGGGCGGCTACGAGACCTTCGTCTCGCGCCTGCGCCTGCAGGGCCATCCTGATCAGCCGGAGTGGCTGAGCCACGTCAATGCCTCGGTGCTGAAGGTGAAACTGGCGATGGCGATCATCGGCATCTCCTCCATCCACCTGCTCAAGACCTTCATCGAGGCCAGCCAAGTCGGCCTGCCGCTGTGTACCAAGGCGCTGATCGCCTCCGGCGACCTGTGCACCAAGTTCACCAGCGACGGCGTGATGTGGCAGACCATCATCCACTGCGTGTTCATCCTGTCGGCGATCGGCATTGCCTGGACCGACAAGCTGATGTCCAACGGCCACGCCAAGCCGGCCGCCAACGCACACTGA